The Aspergillus chevalieri M1 DNA, chromosome 5, nearly complete sequence genome includes a region encoding these proteins:
- a CDS encoding MATE family efflux transporter (COG:L;~EggNog:ENOG410PFXB;~InterPro:IPR002528;~PFAM:PF01554;~TransMembrane:10 (i149-175o181-201i213-235o241-268i289-308o320-341i367-391o403-424i436-460o466-486i);~go_component: GO:0016020 - membrane [Evidence IEA];~go_function: GO:0015297 - antiporter activity [Evidence IEA];~go_function: GO:0042910 - xenobiotic transmembrane transporter activity [Evidence IEA];~go_process: GO:0055085 - transmembrane transport [Evidence IEA]), with product MKAIREIFNDIFRASSLREKIEYTSLTRPSDDDAEAETGTRDEDPQQTSFQIHETATTTTPATEAKTIAQNSTPVVFSLLLEYSLTTITVITVGNLGTVELGAASLAGFTANATGYAVYYGITTSLDTLCAQSYGSGMKHLTAVHLQRMALLLALVTIPMAALWWCAEGILVRIIPERDTAVLAGRYLHIAAWGMPGYAAFESGRRYIQAQGCYSAGMYVLLICTPISAFLNWFLVWNRGMGFIGAPIALALTDNLIALTFFLLVYFFSLDKCWIGFTKQSLRNWEPMIRLSIPSLLTVEVETLAYGLNTYAASYLGPSILATQTVLSTISNIFWHIPFAISTSSRIRIGNWIGAGSPNAARLATRVSLYVAVVVGCVGISVLLVFGRYIARVFAKEDDVIEMVLNVLPVCAACHVVECIAIISNGVLCAIGRQDVAGWVQTGAFSVLGLPVGLGLAFGLGWNVSGFWIGTLLALCVVVWIELVFIKSVKWRRCVQEAQRDMSAAEN from the exons ATGAAAGCCATACGAGAAATATTCAACGACATTTTCCGCGCGTCGTCATTACGCGAAAAGATTGAATATACCAGCCTAACACGACCATCGGACGACGATGCAGAGGCCGAGACAGGCACACGCGATGAAGATCCCCAGCAAACATCCTTCCAGATACACgaaacagcaacaacaacaacaccagcaACAGAAGCCAAAACCATAGCCCAAAACTCCACACCGGTAGtcttctccctcctcctTGAATACTCCCTCACCACTATTACCGTAATCACCGTCGGTAATCTAGGGACCGTTGAACTCGGCGCCGCCAGTCTCGCTGGCTTCACAGCGAACGCCACAGGTTACGCTGTCTATTATGGCATAACCACGAGTCTGGACACGCTATGTGCGCAGTCTTACGGGTCCGGCATGAAGCACCTTACCGCCGTGCATCTGCAGCGGATGGCACTTCTGCTGGCTTTGGTGACCATTCCGATGGCTGCGCTGTGGTGGTGCGCGGAGGGGATCTTGGTACGCATTATACCGGAGCGGGATACGGCTGTGCTGGCAGGAAGGTATTTGCATATTGCGGCTTGGGGGATGCCAGGATATGCGGCGTTTGAGTCTGGGAGGAGGTATATTCAGGCACAGGGGTGCTATTCGGCGGGTATGTATGTGTTGTTGATATGTACGCCGATTAGTGCATTTTTGAATTGGTTTCTGGTTTGG AACCGTGGGATGGGCTTTATCGGCGCCCCCATAGCCCTAGCTCTGACAGACAACCTCATAGCTCTCACGTTCTTCCTTCTTGTCTACTTCTTCTCTCTAGACAAATGCTGGATTGGATTCACGAAACAATCTCTCCGCAACTGGGAACCCATGATCCGCCTCTCAATCCCAAGTCTCCTGACCGTCGAAGTCGAGACTCTCGCCTACGGTCTTAACACCTACGCCGCGTCGTATCTAGGCCCCTCCATCCTCGCAACACAGACCGTCCTCTCCACCATCTCAAACATTTTCTGGCATATCCCATTCGCCATATCTACCTCCTCGCGAATTCGCATCGGGAACTGGATTGGCGCCGGGAGCCCCAATGCAGCGAGGCTAGCCACGCGTGTCTCACTGTATGTTGCTGTCGTTGTTGGATGTGTTGGTATATCCGTGCTCTTGGTGTTTGGGCGGTACATCGCGCGCGTTTTTGCAAAAGAAGACGATGTGATCGAGATGGTTCTGAATGTTTTGCCGGTGTGTGCTGCCTGTCATGTTGTGGAGTGCATTGCTATCATTAGTAACGGGGTGCTGTGTGCAATTGGACGACAAGATGTAGCGGGATGGGTGCAGACAGGTGCTTTCAGTGTCCTTGGTCTTCCAGTTGGGCTCGGGCTTGCGTTTGGGCTTGGGTGGAATGTGTCGGGGTTCTGGATTGGGACATTGCTGGCATTATGTGTGGTGGTTTGGATAGAGCTGGTATTTATCAAAAGTGTTAAGTGGAGGCGCTGTGTTCAGGAAGCACAAAGAGATATGTCTGCTGCCGAAAATTGA
- a CDS encoding ankyrin repeat domain-containing protein (COG:M;~EggNog:ENOG410Q8JR;~InterPro:IPR002110,IPR020683,IPR036770;~PFAM:PF13857,PF12796,PF00023,PF13637,PF13606;~go_function: GO:0005515 - protein binding [Evidence IEA]), whose protein sequence is MQLLLRKKWVDSNQQDERRHTPLSWAARNGQATQVRILLTHKGVDPNSRTLEGWTPLSLSARLGHQAVVEELLSRQDVDANAADMWNCSPLEYAAGSGHLRIVKLLLQKGANPAAIDMRGWTPISRAAQEGHEDFVSALLECDKMTADLADFEYRTPLSHAAEEGYESIVQLLLSLNSVNADSKDFEGRTPLAWAARGGCEGVVKMLLERDDVEVDGKCNQNWTPLSRACQEGYESIVRLLLSRGGVDVNSRDHDGWTPLMHATEQGHKRVIRILLGETNP, encoded by the coding sequence ATGCAATTACTCCTGCGAAAAAAATGGGTTGATTCAAACCAACAAGACGAGAGAAGACATACACCACTTTCATGGGCCGCTAGAAACGGCCAAGCGACACAGGTCCGAATCCTGTTAACGCACAAAGGTGTTGATCCGAACTCCAGAACCCTCGAGGGCTGGACACCACTGTCCCTTAGTGCCCGTTTGGGACACCAAGCGGTAGTGGAGGAGCTGTTATCACGACAGGATGTGGACGCCAATGCGGCGGATATGTGGAACTGTTCGCCGCTGGAATACGCTGCTGGTTCCGGACATCTTCGGATTGTGAAACTTCTTCTGCAAAAGGGGGCCAATCCAGCAGCGATAGATATGCGAGGATGGACGCCCATATCTCGTGCTGCGCAGGAGGGGCATGAAGATTTTGTTAGTGCTCTGCTTGAGTGCGACAAGATGACAGCCGACTTGGCAGATTTTGAATACAGAACACCCTTGTCTCATGCGGCTGAAGAGGGTTACGAAAGTATTGTTCAGCTTTTGCTATCTTTGAACAGTGTAAATGCAGACTCCAAGGATTTCGAGGGCCGGACACCGCTTGCATGGGCTGCTCGAGGAGGATGTGAAGGCGTCGTGAAGATGCTCCTGGAGCGTGATGATGTTGAGGTCGACGGGAAATGTAATCAGAATTGGACTCCACTCTCTCGCGCTTGTCAAGAAGGCTATGAAAGTATTGTGAGGCTGCTTTTGTCCCGTGGCGGTGTTGATGTTAATTCTCGGGATCATGATGGATGGACACCTCTGATGCATGCCACTGAACAAGGCCATAAGAGAGTTATTCGAATTCTATTGGGAGAAACTAATCCATAA